The stretch of DNA AAGGGTCGTGTCGGTTTCCAGGAGGCCGCGTACTTCGCTCACTAAGCTCAGTGCGTGCTGCGCCCGGTCGCGGGTAAGAAACGGGCGCAAGCCTTGAATACGCTCGCGCCCTAACTCGCAGATGCTCAGTGCGCTGAGGTGATTGAGGACCTTGTCATACTCAAGCAGAGTGCGGACTTTGTCGGAGAGCATAGGCGACAAGAATGGTCAGGGGCGTCCGCGCTCGCCACCCCCAGAGCTCGTGGACCGCGTCGGGCGTTTCTTTGCCGGCGAGGGTGCTGACTGGAACGGCTGCTTTGCCTGCTCGACTACGGAAGTGGCCCCTGTCCGCTCGATCCTTTCCACCATGGTGCCCTTCAGCTGGGCAAAGGTCCTCTCTATGGGAAACATGCGGCGGGCAGCGTCGAAGAGCGCCGGGGCCACGCGTTCTGTGGGATGATAAAGCTGCGAACGTTCGATGTCTTGTTCCACCGCAGGTGCCAAGGGCGTGAGCGAAAAGAGGAAGATGAGGATGCTGGCGACCACTACTCCTTCCACGACTCCTAAGAGGAGCCCGCCGAGCTTATCCAACCACTTGATGGCCATAGGCGAGAGCACCTTCTCCAGGGCGCTCTTGAAGATGTGGAAAAACATCCACACCCCGCCGAAGACTAAGGCGAAGCCAGCAAAGACAGCAAGGAGCTCGGGCAGGTGGAATCGTCTGGCAAAGACGCGACCCGCGTCCGGACCGAAGCGCACCGCCATCACCAGCGCCGCGGCGATGCCGATCAAGCCCACCACCTCTGCCAAGAGACCCTTGCGCCACCCCACGAAGATGAAGATCAAGATGATGGTCAGGATGGTGATGTCAAAGTAGTTCATGACTGCCCACCTCCTCCCCTCCGGCGCGCCCAGAAAGAGAAGAGTGAACTACGACGCCGCCAGAGCTCCGCGTGTTCACTCTC from candidate division KSB1 bacterium encodes:
- a CDS encoding CvpA family protein; the protein is MNYFDITILTIILIFIFVGWRKGLLAEVVGLIGIAAALVMAVRFGPDAGRVFARRFHLPELLAVFAGFALVFGGVWMFFHIFKSALEKVLSPMAIKWLDKLGGLLLGVVEGVVVASILIFLFSLTPLAPAVEQDIERSQLYHPTERVAPALFDAARRMFPIERTFAQLKGTMVERIERTGATSVVEQAKQPFQSAPSPAKKRPTRSTSSGGGERGRP